In Thermococcus camini, a genomic segment contains:
- a CDS encoding class I SAM-dependent methyltransferase, translated as MEMLERFRVLQFAPLEKGMNVLEVGCGAHALTTVPLAYLVGESGRVVAVEVSRWRFFDEITTATGLKHRIIPLKVDARELPFPFKAFDLAVLVHGIRSLKSEETMVKVISEMLRVSEKVFIAESLPIANNERQRAHLELYNLREEIFEALFGEKDDLHYPTLEKLTELIEKAGGEVIESGTLEPDLPHYLAYIPREYVEKIKDEKKRAELLRRWDKAYEKWKRGAEHPPVGWLIVEG; from the coding sequence ATGGAAATGCTCGAACGCTTCCGCGTCCTTCAATTTGCACCGCTTGAGAAGGGCATGAACGTCCTTGAGGTTGGGTGTGGCGCACATGCATTAACTACCGTTCCATTGGCTTACCTCGTCGGAGAAAGCGGCCGTGTTGTGGCGGTGGAGGTCTCAAGGTGGCGCTTCTTCGATGAGATAACAACCGCGACTGGCCTAAAGCACCGGATAATCCCGCTCAAGGTTGATGCAAGGGAGCTCCCGTTCCCGTTTAAGGCCTTTGATTTAGCCGTTCTCGTCCACGGAATCCGGAGCCTGAAGAGCGAGGAAACTATGGTAAAGGTCATCTCGGAGATGCTCCGGGTTTCCGAGAAGGTCTTCATCGCGGAGAGTCTGCCCATAGCAAACAACGAGAGGCAGAGGGCGCACCTTGAGCTGTACAACCTGCGCGAGGAGATTTTTGAGGCGCTGTTCGGTGAGAAAGACGACCTGCACTACCCGACGCTTGAGAAACTAACCGAGCTGATTGAAAAAGCCGGCGGAGAGGTTATCGAGAGTGGAACCCTTGAACCGGACCTGCCGCACTATCTCGCCTACATCCCGCGCGAGTACGTGGAAAAGATAAAGGACGAGAAAAAGCGCGCTGAACTCCTGAGGAGGTGGGACAAAGCCTACGAAAAGTGGAAGAGAGGCGCGGAGCATCCGCCGGTTGGCTGGCTGATCGTGGAAGGTTAG